In one Pseudomonas sp. SG20056 genomic region, the following are encoded:
- a CDS encoding EAL domain-containing protein, translating to MLRNSFQARIAGVLVLLLLVVVGALYVAVQTATNAAVRSQAHEQLDVGSLVFQQLLEVRGRQLHDAVQVLAADFGFKDAVASGDSETIRSALLNHGARINASAVMMLGLDGNLEVSSDRQISDETAKRLSTQVMQRQREGVQIFLMPIADKIYLLVEATVSAPLPIARVMMGFQVDDVFAAELRELTHLDLTLRATQDGVADIWISTLQPAQREQLQGSMAELANDAVSQIGEEAYLNQTLVLAGGEGYEVRALLHKSLSQAQEAFAPLDQNILLIALVALTASLVGALLLARSVSQPVQQLAAVAERVRQGDYQASLDLQRSDELGRLATAFKAMQQGIAERERQLAHNALHDALTGLPNRTLALERLGSAITAGRQTALLYLGVANFRVVNESLGAEGGDLALQQLSRRLQAILRPGDSVARVIGDEFLLLLENTDSDSAVGIADKVQQLLLKPLRVATHDFTLDCRIGIASYPVDGNAPEELLRRASIAMQDAAGMPSHLQVYQRGRDDAQQRQIRLIRDLRHASEKAELLLHYQPKLDITAGQVRQAEALLRWQHPVLGMVSPGEFIPLAERTGSIQLLTAWVIEEVMRQLREWAGRGLRVQVSLNISTEDLIDPQLPARVSKLLADYQVPAEQLIFEITESGVMLNPELALKVLHGLRACGISLSVDDFGTGYSSLTQLKRMPVQELKIDQSFIRDLDDASEDSVIVRSTIEMSHSLGLKVVAEGVEFERSLQLLGRWQCDTAQGYLISRPLAAKAFETWMAQYTHASSTLVH from the coding sequence ATGCTGCGCAATAGCTTTCAGGCGCGCATCGCCGGCGTACTGGTGCTGCTGCTGTTGGTGGTAGTTGGCGCACTCTATGTAGCCGTGCAAACCGCCACCAATGCCGCTGTACGCAGCCAGGCGCATGAGCAACTGGATGTGGGTAGCCTGGTTTTTCAGCAATTGCTCGAAGTGCGCGGTCGCCAGTTGCACGATGCGGTGCAGGTGCTGGCCGCTGATTTCGGCTTCAAGGATGCAGTAGCCAGTGGCGATAGCGAGACCATCCGCTCGGCGCTGCTCAATCATGGCGCACGAATCAATGCCAGCGCAGTGATGATGCTGGGGTTGGATGGCAATCTGGAGGTCAGCAGTGACCGACAAATCAGCGATGAGACGGCCAAGCGCCTGAGCACTCAGGTGATGCAGCGTCAGCGTGAAGGTGTGCAGATATTTCTGATGCCAATAGCCGACAAGATCTACCTGCTGGTGGAGGCCACTGTTAGCGCGCCGTTGCCGATTGCCCGGGTGATGATGGGCTTTCAGGTTGATGACGTATTTGCCGCCGAATTGCGTGAGTTGACCCATCTGGACCTGACCCTGCGGGCGACCCAGGATGGTGTGGCCGATATCTGGATCAGTACCCTGCAGCCGGCGCAGCGTGAGCAACTGCAAGGCAGCATGGCTGAGCTGGCCAATGATGCGGTAAGTCAGATAGGTGAAGAGGCCTACCTTAATCAGACTCTGGTACTGGCCGGTGGTGAAGGCTATGAAGTGCGTGCGCTGCTGCACAAGTCCCTGAGTCAGGCGCAAGAGGCGTTTGCTCCGCTTGATCAGAATATTCTGCTGATTGCCCTGGTGGCGCTGACGGCGTCCCTTGTCGGCGCCTTATTGCTGGCACGTTCGGTGTCGCAGCCTGTGCAGCAACTGGCGGCCGTCGCCGAACGGGTGCGCCAGGGCGATTATCAGGCCAGCCTGGATCTGCAGCGCAGTGATGAATTGGGGCGTTTGGCCACCGCCTTCAAGGCCATGCAGCAGGGTATCGCCGAGCGTGAACGGCAGCTGGCGCACAACGCGTTGCATGATGCATTGACCGGTCTACCCAACCGCACTTTGGCGCTGGAGCGTCTGGGCAGTGCGATCACCGCCGGGCGGCAGACGGCCTTGCTTTACCTGGGTGTGGCGAATTTTCGTGTGGTCAATGAAAGCCTCGGAGCAGAGGGCGGCGACCTGGCGCTGCAGCAATTGAGTCGGCGCCTGCAGGCGATTCTTCGCCCTGGTGATAGCGTGGCGCGGGTTATTGGTGACGAGTTTCTTCTGTTGCTGGAAAACACGGACAGCGACAGCGCTGTAGGGATCGCCGACAAGGTGCAGCAACTGCTGCTCAAGCCGCTGCGCGTTGCCACCCATGATTTCACCCTGGATTGTCGCATCGGCATTGCCAGCTACCCGGTCGATGGCAATGCCCCGGAAGAGTTGCTGCGCCGGGCGAGCATCGCCATGCAGGATGCGGCCGGTATGCCCAGCCATCTGCAGGTTTACCAGCGTGGCCGCGATGACGCCCAGCAGCGGCAGATTCGCCTGATCCGTGATCTGCGCCATGCCTCCGAAAAGGCTGAGCTGTTGTTGCACTATCAGCCAAAGCTGGACATTACCGCCGGCCAGGTGCGCCAGGCTGAAGCCTTGTTGCGCTGGCAGCATCCGGTGCTGGGCATGGTCTCGCCGGGGGAGTTTATTCCGCTGGCCGAGCGCACCGGCAGCATCCAGCTGTTGACTGCCTGGGTGATCGAGGAGGTCATGCGCCAGTTGCGCGAGTGGGCCGGTCGTGGCCTGCGCGTGCAGGTGTCGCTGAATATCTCCACCGAAGACCTGATTGATCCGCAGTTGCCGGCGCGGGTCAGCAAACTGTTGGCCGATTACCAGGTGCCGGCCGAACAGCTGATTTTTGAGATCACCGAAAGCGGTGTGATGCTCAATCCCGAGCTCGCCCTGAAGGTGCTGCATGGTCTGCGGGCGTGCGGTATCAGCCTGTCGGTAGACGACTTTGGTACGGGCTATTCTTCCCTGACACAACTCAAGCGTATGCCAGTGCAGGAACTGAAGATCGACCAGTCGTTTATCCGTGACCTGGACGATGCCAGCGAAGACTCAGTGATCGTGCGTTCGACCATCGAAATGAGCCACAGCCTGGGCCTCAAGGTTGTGGCCGAGGGCGTCGAGTTCGAGCGCAGCTTGCAACTGCTTGGGCGCTGGCAGTGTGATACCGCCCAGGGCTACCTGATCAGCCGGCCGTTGGCGGCGAAAGCCTTTGAAACCTGGATGGCGCAATACACTCACGCCTCCTCGACTCTGGTGCATTGA
- the putP gene encoding sodium/proline symporter PutP, with translation MTANTPMLVTFVVYIALMVLIGLFAYMRTKNLSDYILGGRSLGSFVTALSAGASDMSGWLLMGLPGAVYLSGLSEGWIAIGLIVGAYLNWLFVAGRLRVQTEHNGNALTLPDYFTHRFEDSSRVLRIFSALVILVFFTIYCASGVVAGARLFESTFGMSYETALWAGAAATIAYTFIGGFLAVSWTDTVQATLMIFALILTPVVVLIATGGADATFAAIELKDATSFDMLKGATFVGVISLMAWGLGYFGQPHILARFMAADSVKSIPAARRISMTWMILTLAGAVAVGFFGIAYFSANPDLAGPVTENPERVFIELAKLLFNPWIAGILLSAILAAVMSTLSCQLLVCSSALTEDFYKAFLRKDASQTELVWVGRGMVLLIAIVAIMLAANPENRVLGLVSYAWAGFGAAFGPVVILSLVWKQMTRNGALAGMLVGALTVILWKNFLGHLGLYEIIPGFIFATLAILVFSKIGSGPSASMIKRFDEAEKEYQSV, from the coding sequence ATGACTGCAAATACTCCGATGCTCGTCACCTTCGTGGTGTACATCGCACTCATGGTGCTGATTGGCCTGTTCGCGTATATGCGCACCAAGAACCTTTCCGATTACATCCTGGGCGGTCGTAGCCTGGGCAGTTTCGTCACCGCCCTGTCGGCGGGTGCTTCGGACATGAGCGGCTGGCTGCTGATGGGCCTGCCAGGTGCGGTATACCTGTCTGGTCTGTCCGAAGGCTGGATCGCCATCGGCCTGATTGTCGGGGCTTACCTGAACTGGTTGTTCGTTGCTGGCCGTCTGCGCGTGCAGACCGAGCACAATGGCAACGCCCTGACCCTGCCGGATTACTTCACTCACCGTTTTGAAGACAGCAGCCGCGTGCTGCGCATCTTCTCGGCGCTGGTGATTCTGGTGTTCTTCACCATCTACTGCGCCTCGGGCGTTGTGGCCGGTGCCCGTCTGTTTGAAAGCACCTTCGGCATGTCCTACGAGACGGCGCTGTGGGCCGGTGCTGCAGCGACCATCGCCTACACCTTTATCGGTGGTTTCCTGGCGGTGAGCTGGACTGACACCGTGCAGGCTACCCTGATGATCTTCGCCTTGATCCTCACGCCGGTCGTGGTGCTGATTGCCACCGGTGGTGCCGATGCGACCTTCGCAGCAATCGAACTGAAAGATGCCACCAGTTTCGACATGCTCAAGGGCGCGACCTTTGTTGGCGTGATCTCCCTGATGGCCTGGGGCCTGGGCTACTTCGGCCAGCCGCACATCCTGGCGCGCTTCATGGCCGCTGACTCGGTGAAGTCGATCCCGGCAGCCCGTCGTATCTCCATGACCTGGATGATCCTGACTCTGGCAGGCGCTGTGGCGGTTGGCTTCTTCGGTATTGCGTACTTCTCCGCCAACCCGGACCTCGCTGGCCCGGTGACCGAGAACCCAGAGCGCGTATTTATCGAGCTGGCCAAGCTGCTGTTCAACCCGTGGATCGCCGGCATCCTGTTGTCCGCCATCCTGGCTGCGGTCATGAGCACCCTGAGCTGCCAGTTGCTGGTGTGCTCCAGTGCCCTGACTGAAGACTTCTACAAGGCTTTCCTGCGTAAAGATGCTTCGCAGACCGAGCTGGTATGGGTCGGCCGTGGCATGGTGCTGCTGATTGCGATCGTCGCCATCATGCTGGCTGCCAACCCGGAAAACCGCGTGCTGGGCCTGGTGTCCTACGCCTGGGCAGGTTTCGGTGCTGCGTTCGGTCCGGTGGTGATCCTCTCGCTGGTCTGGAAGCAGATGACTCGCAACGGCGCGTTGGCCGGCATGCTGGTCGGTGCCCTGACCGTGATCCTGTGGAAGAACTTCCTCGGCCACCTGGGCCTGTACGAAATCATCCCGGGCTTTATCTTCGCCACCCTCGCCATTCTGGTGTTCAGCAAGATCGGCAGCGGCCCTTCGGCCAGCATGATCAAGCGCTTCGACGAAGCCGAGAAGGAATACCAGTCGGTCTGA
- a CDS encoding metal-dependent hydrolase: MIIGHAPAAYIAAALLHSKLFAARLPAKAFICAGLLGGVAPDLDMLYFHLIDQRQHHHHTYFSHWPIAWIGALILSLIVYRQSDRSKAALLTSTFCAAGVLHLLLDSIVGDIWWFAPLVDQPYALFSVPARFSPWWLSFLLHWSFALELGLWAWAALLYRRRSKASIHNQASASV; encoded by the coding sequence ATGATCATCGGACATGCGCCAGCAGCCTATATCGCTGCGGCGCTCTTACACAGCAAGCTTTTCGCTGCACGTCTTCCTGCCAAGGCTTTTATCTGCGCGGGACTACTGGGTGGAGTCGCCCCTGATCTGGATATGCTGTATTTCCATCTGATCGACCAACGCCAGCATCACCACCACACCTACTTCAGCCATTGGCCAATAGCCTGGATCGGCGCATTGATACTCAGCCTGATTGTTTACCGACAGAGTGATCGCAGCAAAGCAGCCTTACTGACCAGCACCTTTTGTGCTGCTGGTGTGCTGCATCTACTACTCGACAGTATCGTGGGCGATATCTGGTGGTTCGCGCCCCTGGTAGACCAACCCTATGCACTCTTTAGCGTACCCGCGCGGTTCAGCCCCTGGTGGCTGAGTTTCCTACTGCATTGGTCCTTTGCTCTGGAGTTAGGGCTGTGGGCATGGGCAGCTCTGCTCTACCGCCGACGTAGCAAAGCCTCGATCCACAACCAAGCCAGCGCCTCGGTATAA
- a CDS encoding group 1 truncated hemoglobin, with protein MRSLLLVVVFTLAACAQQPAKDDSLYRDLGEQAGITRIVEGMLLNIAADPRIVRHFENIDIVRLRDKLVEQICVEAGGPCIYTGDSMEESHKGQNLTPSDFNALVENLQDAMSAQGVPMPAQNRLLARLAPMRAQVIDR; from the coding sequence ATGCGCAGTCTGCTGTTGGTCGTCGTGTTCACCCTGGCGGCCTGCGCTCAGCAGCCAGCCAAAGACGACAGCCTGTACCGTGACCTGGGCGAGCAGGCCGGGATTACTCGGATTGTTGAAGGCATGCTGCTGAATATCGCCGCCGACCCGCGCATCGTTCGGCACTTCGAGAATATCGACATCGTGCGCCTGCGCGACAAGCTGGTGGAGCAGATCTGCGTTGAAGCCGGCGGCCCGTGCATCTACACCGGCGACAGCATGGAAGAAAGCCACAAAGGCCAGAACCTTACTCCGAGTGACTTCAACGCCCTGGTGGAAAACCTGCAGGATGCAATGAGCGCCCAGGGCGTGCCCATGCCAGCGCAGAACCGCCTGCTAGCGCGGCTTGCGCCCATGCGCGCGCAGGTGATTGATCGTTAG
- a CDS encoding HDOD domain-containing protein, whose translation MQSEASDYSIYRRVVSQLMQGEEQLPSLPTITLDIRRALGDPNISLKDLVRLISRDPALSALLMKHASSALYRHTLAPKTLHEVIGLLGMGEVDRITMVHSIKSLFTLHSPGHKRLFVDAWERLVIKASTCAMLARLLGHVTAEHALLASLLSEVGTLAVLSAFRNESVTPSSELYYKLCREYSKSLGIIVLKKWSVHNEYIEIIRDTGNWQRSPGHSLQLLDLVNLALYHSIKERTPDAELPPLQELAAYQKLMPPQDFIGENGELSLVISHRADILAIAQTLR comes from the coding sequence TTGCAGAGCGAAGCATCCGATTACTCAATCTACCGGCGCGTAGTCTCGCAGTTGATGCAAGGCGAAGAGCAATTGCCCAGCCTGCCGACCATCACCCTGGATATCCGCCGCGCGTTGGGTGACCCGAATATTTCGCTAAAGGACTTGGTGCGCCTGATCAGCCGCGACCCGGCCCTCAGCGCCCTGCTGATGAAACATGCGTCCAGCGCGCTGTATCGGCATACCTTGGCGCCCAAGACGCTGCACGAAGTGATCGGCCTGCTCGGCATGGGTGAAGTCGACCGAATCACCATGGTGCACAGCATCAAAAGCCTGTTCACCTTGCACAGCCCAGGGCATAAGCGCTTGTTTGTCGATGCCTGGGAGCGTCTGGTAATCAAAGCCAGCACCTGCGCCATGCTGGCACGCCTGCTGGGCCATGTGACGGCGGAACACGCCCTGCTGGCCAGTCTGCTCAGCGAAGTGGGCACCCTGGCCGTGCTCTCGGCGTTCAGAAACGAAAGCGTAACGCCCTCCAGCGAGCTGTATTACAAGCTATGCCGCGAATACAGCAAATCGCTCGGCATTATCGTGTTGAAGAAATGGTCAGTGCATAACGAATATATCGAGATCATCCGCGACACCGGCAACTGGCAACGCAGCCCGGGGCATAGCCTGCAATTGCTCGATCTGGTCAACCTGGCGCTCTACCACTCCATCAAGGAACGCACACCAGACGCTGAGCTGCCGCCGCTGCAAGAGCTGGCCGCCTACCAGAAGCTGATGCCGCCGCAGGACTTTATCGGTGAGAACGGCGAACTCAGCCTGGTGATCAGCCACCGCGCCGATATTCTGGCGATTGCCCAGACCTTGCGTTAA
- a CDS encoding DUF3034 family protein: MTQLPRCIALLFGLLANLAWADGRLLATGGASSIEGAAGGGITPWAVLSGYGERGEWGADVFATRVETGDYRLDVAGIGVAFDNRIELSYARQRFDLGTLARNLNLPENSLSQDIFGLKVRLFGDLIYDQLPQVSLGIQHKRQKDFLIPSLVGAQRSEDTEGYITASRLILGGAFGYNLLLNGGVRYSRANELGLLGFGGDRRDRHSVLKEGSVAVLFNPRWALGVEYREKPDNLGFAGESDWADLFLGYFPNKNLAVVLAYARLGEIATLDNQDGVYLSVQGSF, from the coding sequence ATGACTCAATTGCCACGCTGCATTGCCTTGTTGTTCGGTCTGCTGGCCAATCTGGCCTGGGCCGATGGCCGCTTGCTGGCCACGGGTGGTGCCAGCAGCATTGAAGGCGCTGCGGGTGGTGGAATTACCCCCTGGGCGGTGCTTTCCGGCTATGGCGAGCGCGGCGAATGGGGGGCGGATGTATTCGCCACGCGAGTGGAAACCGGTGATTACCGTCTGGATGTGGCCGGTATTGGCGTTGCGTTCGATAACCGTATTGAGCTGTCCTACGCCCGCCAGCGTTTTGATCTGGGCACTCTGGCGCGTAACCTCAACCTGCCGGAAAACAGCCTGAGCCAGGATATCTTCGGTCTCAAGGTGCGCCTGTTTGGTGACCTGATCTACGACCAGCTGCCGCAGGTTTCATTGGGCATTCAGCACAAACGTCAAAAGGATTTTCTGATTCCCAGCCTGGTAGGCGCGCAGCGCAGTGAAGACACCGAAGGTTATATCACTGCCAGCCGGCTGATCCTCGGTGGTGCCTTTGGCTACAACCTGCTGCTCAATGGCGGTGTCCGTTATAGCCGTGCCAACGAGCTGGGGCTGCTGGGGTTTGGTGGGGATCGCCGCGACCGTCATTCCGTGCTCAAGGAAGGCTCCGTCGCCGTGCTGTTCAATCCGCGCTGGGCGCTGGGCGTTGAGTATCGCGAGAAGCCAGACAACCTGGGTTTTGCCGGAGAAAGTGACTGGGCTGACCTGTTTCTCGGCTATTTCCCCAACAAGAACCTCGCCGTGGTACTGGCGTATGCGCGTCTGGGGGAGATCGCCACGCTGGATAATCAGGATGGGGTCTACCTGTCCGTACAGGGGAGTTTCTAA